In Parasteatoda tepidariorum isolate YZ-2023 chromosome 8, CAS_Ptep_4.0, whole genome shotgun sequence, the DNA window TTCTAATCAATTAGTATTGTTATCATTTAGACGTTGCAATGACAATACTTAACTGAAATATATCGTGATACAACTTGACTACTTACAATAAATATCGAATACgataatgatgaaaatattatagataACGATCATTACCAATTAAGACAAATATCAGAAACCATAATAccgtgaaaataatttatatccaTGATTATCATATATGATATTATCACGATCATTATCAGCTATGATAAATATCGAATTTGCTATTATTGTGAATATTAATGACAACTTTAATTATCAAGTAAATATTATCGTgagtgttaataaaattaatttttatataaaaaaataaaagtaaaattattgatttaagtaAAAGTTGAAGTAAACTAGTTAAATTGACGACATTTCGTGTAATATCGCCATTTCTTTACGATATATtgcaatgttaaaataaaagtgcaaatttttCAGCTGCACTTGTGctttgtaaattaataactgCTTGAAATTAATTAGATGTAAATACCTACGTTATCATGATTTCATACCTACATGTTTTCACGATTTCCGGAAAATAAACCAAATATAACCTtacattttatgcattaatgtgaaaaattttatgaaattatttgttgatgaactcaatattattttaaatttttttttaaaaaattgtgtatagTATATTCACAAAACCCAAGCTCGTAGGGccctaatttactttttagaattaaatgtttcgaatagtaaatatattgtaatggtaaacttttattttcaaaatatatgcatagtatttgtaacaaaagtacgcaatttcaaacattatttattaatttaaaagttgtacATGCAGgtcataataaatattgtgctcttttcaaacaaacaaaaataataaataataaaattatactctAAGATTATTTCTGTCCTTTTTTTCACTGACTGAACCGTagttaatttttagatataagCTATTGAGAGAAAAACCATACATACCAAGTAATTGAAATACATAAggcaaaattaggaaattttgttaaggctagaagtaaaaatatttttaatagccaCTAGTGGCATTTTTTAGTAGccacatttctaaaattaaaaattatgaattagtaaaaaaatatttatctcattaatgtaaaacatttctcaaaatatggtaattgCTTCAGGGTTCATTtctaaaaagaggaaaaattttcATGACCTCTTCAAAtagatttatgtaaaatttacaaattttcaataacatttttaactaatataacTTAAGGTTTGAGTTTTTGAACCAATAatgcaacataaaatttatatttattaacaaacataaaatttttcatttgcaaaataaatttaaaataattgcaatcaTAATGACGAAATTAATGATGAatgatcataataaaaaaaaaatttaaatactaacgatcataaatttaaaaaaaaagtaagatgaAATTAGCTTTATATCACGTAAAACTTTTGATAAACACATTTATAGTTCCTTGATATTTTGAagcaacttaaaataaactgaacgtTCCAGGaatgatttgatttgattttataacagccgttgaacagccgacccgtttctgagtttacgactatcaatattcaacaccgtagtcttgtaattttaaacccagaagacaagagaactcctgcaTCAAACATTGAGACAAGCCCTTgagaaggactttttgatggaactaatccgcatttacgttacatggaatAGAATACCTCGAAAACATCCCACGATTAGCCCGACGGCATGGAGCTTCTTGCCCGTGgtcgggtgcagaattcgaatcaaccagccagggctgggattcgaaacttggtcatctcattggaaggcaaatgctcaatcccctgagccaccgggACTCTTCCGGGAATGAGTACAACTTTCCAGTGATATAAATAATGTGAgaaattgaaagtatttttaagcacGTAGGGTGCATTTTCGGCATAAATGTACCTCAAGTGGAGAttagcaaaacaatttttaattgccattttttttatatttagtcgCCCTACGATTGGTGGTGACCTTAATTCTGCCCTGTATTAAAAGGACACCAATAAGTTAAAGTAGTTTATACTCTCCTTTATGCTGAAAACTATATATATGTActtaaaaagtggtagtaatcATCAGTCCCACGACGAAATTCAACTAATGAGATTTCCTCACTTAGAATTAAAGATACGCGAAATATTATCTAAGTGCTTTGTGAATAATTGTTATACAACTATATTGTTTTGTTcgtgtttataattttctatttcttttcagTTATATGCGATGATAAGAATCCAGAACCTAAAGTAGGAGAGGTAAAGTAGCATTATATATATTGTCTGtctaaatattaacaaatataatttataatataagtagttcactaatttaaatctcaaaaaacaGACGTATTTCAGAAATTGTTTgtccgtaaaaaaaaattcacgatttttttttcaaggcaTTAACGTATGATTTTACAGTATTTGAcagtcttttataaaaataaagcactaCTTTATACGCAGAGTTCATGTAAATTTAGTTGCTCTCGTCAAATACTAACTGTTgtactaataattttataaccacaAGTTGtacttacaatttaattaacttttctaaaacggtaaaatgataaaattctttcatttttctttagtttgcTAGGTACGGGAATTTTGACTCTTTTTCAAGCATATTacctaaagataattttttgaaagcaaaagtttaacataaaatctttattgcgaagtatttccttcaatttttttttcgactacggaaccctaaataatcaacTTTCTTTCGGCGGAACcccaactttataaataatgtttaagttGATTTTGAACGTAGCCTGTAAAAGACTATgcttaacatatttaattaggaatgaagatttttcatcgtttcatatcattaataatcttaaattaagtttaatgtcCGACTGTTAAATTTGCAGTCCTTGTGCTGCATCTAGTTtagttatgaatttatttctggcgtatatacataagctgaaaatgaataaaatattccgAATTATGGTTTGCTTCAAAATGAATACTTTGAAGAACTACTATAAACGTTGAAAACGTtaaggaaacatatttctttattaagaatttaattattttattttgattcaaaaagcGAGATGGGAAATACTTGTCAGAGAATCGGGCGAGAGATCTGGATCTAGACTAGCAAAATcaccaataattttattaaaaatttgatgtactgcaattggaaaaataagaaagacaattaaatattatattaatttattgcgccacatttaaaatacatgtaCAACCAATTTCTAACAAAAACCAGTCTCGTTCTGTAATCTGTCAAACATCATGACCGACAAAACTGGAGTCCTTTTCGCGTTCTTtgctctccaatgcccattacctaaccAAAAACCTAGCTCCTATGTccggttaatttttttatttttttaaaaccatgctagttgtaaatggtttaaaaaaaacatgtagttttgtattcattgttttataaccatattacttttaaacggtttcaaaaccgtaaatgtTGATTGttaatcgtaaaaaaaattgccaaaattttctttaccgtaaaatttacggttaaTCGAACGGACAGACTGCTTCCGggtattttatcataattttggaatgaaaaatgTGTGACAGTGCATTTATGgtattcaaacatattttattatttttaaatatatagccTCAATACAGCTTGCAAGCAGCAGGTGGTGGAAATAATGCGAAAAACTTCAATTTGGGTTACAATGCTGGAGTCGGTACTCGAGTCTGGGAAAGCAAAAAGAAAGACATGAGTCTGGACCTCGGAGTTTCATATGGACGAGGTATCGCACGAGTGGATGGCCATACGTACAAGTCTGAACCTAAATATGGTTTTGGCGGAACTTTCAGATTTGGCAAGAAACGATGATCACTGAAAAATATCCcacacttaaaagaaaaattgttaacaGGAAGTTTGtatccataaaaataaatgatgaaaaatctGAGCactttcttatttgttttggaagataagcaatttttcttttaatagatATACTATTCCTTTGAGACCCAAGCTTCAAATAACAgcagatttttatttagaaatatctaACTTAGAGATCGATAACGAACAACGACTATCGTTACCTTTTAGTTGTgattatcttttgaaaattttattttgcgttACAATaatcatagtaaaaaaaaattttatttgaataaaatcgtAATACTTAGCCtgctttattgttttataacaaataaatttatttgtattatacttataatttttatttatttatgaacttatttatgtacttatttatttatttgcttttttcaacccccaaattattattttttttttttttatatctcaaaaacaaaaacttttccaaatagtaaaattaagcatacaagctaataatttttatcaatagatggcagcacatttgaatttagtaatattttgcagtttttgttgctttttaacTCACTTTAGTCCGAAGCAGGATTACTACAAAACTAGGATTTGCTAATTCACTCAGTCATTTGCCACTGATGCAGTCCTGCCTTTTGGTACTTAATTAATAGTTGCGACATATTTTCTTGTTGAttctttttctgaagaaaagatAATAGAAAACGAATTTATTCTAAGCATCAATTTTATCCCCCTTTCGCGAGTTTGATGACTAATTTAATAGAACTACAAATCATGAAAAGATGctaagcaaatatttaagtGGCGAATTTGGATTGTAACTTTCCAATGGAAATTAATCAACAATCAAAAGaggagaaacaaaaataaaagttttaataacagtgctaatgtataaattttttattataattttcttaagagATGGCAgcacacaaaaataattataatatattttgccaGAAATTATCGTCAGGCTTACCGAGCGATTACTTCCTAACGAATTTTAAGATTTCGCTGAATTCAACTAATGTATGCAGTTTTAGAactttatattgtaatatacctTGCAAGGTACAAAAACTTATGTATTCTGCAAcataaaaagagaatttataGTGTCcaattcaatttgaataaaacacaaaCTTACTAAAAGATCTAACGCCATCCTGCTTTTTGCACTAACACTTAAAGCAATATTAAGTACCTAACCAATTTTGTTTTGCCCTTTTctgattattatatatattttaataaaacaatttagttttcATTCCCTATTATTTTACATGTATCGAAAGATAGtgccaaataataaaaatatccatcatcaattaatttgtgaaaattaaattaagcgtATTTCGAATTcacgaaaaaaaactttcgaaaactatcacgaaaaaaaacttttccaatatatttcatttatgaacCCAAGTCATTGATgatgaaatcgcaatttttagcaatatttatatattaaatttaaaaaaattccgaaagcTTCAtggagaaaaagaagaaaaaaattcagaaaa includes these proteins:
- the LOC107450444 gene encoding uncharacterized protein — translated: MKTFSAILFFASVLILQVICDDKNPEPKVGEPQYSLQAAGGGNNAKNFNLGYNAGVGTRVWESKKKDMSLDLGVSYGRGIARVDGHTYKSEPKYGFGGTFRFGKKR